The nucleotide window ACCATTCAGAACAGTTTTAATGGCATTAGTTAGCAGCCTTACCAAAATTGCCAATAGCAATGGTGTCAGCTGAGAAGAGGCTATGTCTTACTTTCAGGTGGGCGGCATAAGCTACGGCATCATCATATTTGAAGCCGATCTCCTTGGTAGCGCCGGCTGCCTGACGTAAGGTTATTTTCTTTACGTTTCTGAACAGGTCTACGCTCACTGCGCCGCCTGTGCCTTTTACTTCTTTGGTTTGTAATGTATCAGTAGTAGGTGCTGTTTTGTTGCCACCAATAAAGTATACCTGATGTACTGTGTCCTTTTTGTTTTTACCCAGTACAAACACGACGTTAATAGTGCTGTCGGTATTTTCAGTAACAGTGACCGCACCTGTTTCCCGGGCAGCGTCAGTGCCGGTACCATACACTTTGAAGGTTTTGCTACGTGCAGCTGGTGGCTGAACAGGGTTGTCATTGTCTTTATTGCAGGCAGTAATGGCCAGTCCGAGTACAGCAAGGGCTATAGCTCCCGCTTTGAGAGCATGTTGGTGTAACATAAACATGATGTCTGTTTTACAAAAGGTTAATTTAGATAAGTCTGAATTGGTTTCCCTATAGGTTTCGGCGCGCTTACTGTGAGATTAAACGTGAGGTAACATTAAAAGTTACAGTCGCCGTAGGAAATATTTAAAAAAAACGACTAATTTTATCTTACATCGGCATGATGTGTAAATTGCATCGCATATGAAAGACTAATCTGACTGCGGTACTTCCGACAGTTACTTTTCCCCCGGACAAATCCCCTGCCACACTTGCGGGCTTATCTTCTCATGCTTAATCTTATTGACTATGTCATTTCTTAAACAGGCACAGTTACGTGCTGTTAATTTTTTTACGTTGTTCCGGACGGCTGTTGCCGGAACAGAAAAGGAGTTTACTACTGGTAGTATCAACCGGGCTATTTTTCTGCTGGCGATTCCGATGGTGCTGGAGATGGCCATGGAGTCGTTGTTTGCCGTTGTGGATATTTTTTTTGTTAGCCATCTGGGTGTTAATGCCATTACTACAGTAGGGCTTACAGAATCGGTGCTTACACTGGTATATACCTGTTCGATGGGGCTGGGTATGGCAGCTACTGCTATAGTGGCCAGACGTACCGGCGAAAAGAACGCCGCAGAAGCGGCCCATGCAGCTATGCAGGCACTGTATATTGCTGTTACGCTGTCTGTGGTGATCGGCATCGTGGGTGTATTTTTTGCCCGGGATATCTTATTGCTGATGGGTGCTTCCAAAGAAGTGGTTGAATACGGTTACGTATATACGAAAATATTACTGGCCGGTAATGTCGTGATCATTTTATTGTTTCTAATCAATGGTATTTTCCGGGGAGCAGGTGATGCGGCCCTGGCGATGCGTTCACTGTGGATTGCCAACGGATTGAATATTTTGCTGTGTCCTTTACTGATCAGGGGCTGGGGGCCTATACCGGCAATGGGTTTGAAAGGAGCTGCACTGGCTACGTTTATTGGTAGGGGTACTGGTGTTTGTTATCAGATATCTCACCTGATACGTGGTAATGATCTGATAAAGATTACAAAGCAACACCTCTCACCAGCATGGAAGACCATTGTATCGTTGTTGAAGCTGGCGGCAGGTAGTACTGCTCAGATGTTGATAGCCTCTGCCAGCTGGATTTTTCTGGTAAGGATTATTTCCTATTTCGGGAAAGATGCGGTAGCAGGATATACCATTGCTATCAGGGTAGTGATATTTACAATACTGCCTGCATGGGGCATGGCCAATGCTGCTGCAGCGCTGGTAGGTCAAAACCTGGGTGCCGGACAGCCGGAAAGGGCCGAGCAGTCGGTATGGAGAGCCGCTTTCCTGAACGTGATATTTCTGGGGGCGGTAGGTCTGGCCTTCCTGATTGCGGCGCCTGCGGTGATACAGCTGTTTACCTTCGAGGACGAAGTGGTTCGCTATGGTGTACAATGTCTGCGGCTGATGAGCCTTGGATATGTGTTTTTTGCCTATGGGATGGTGATTACACAATCTTTCAACGGTGCAGGGGATACCCGTACCCCTACCTTGATTAATCTGGTGGCCCTGTGGATGTTTCAGATGCCGCTGGCGTATTCGCTGGCAATATGGCTCAACTGGGGCCCCCAGGGCGTATTCTGGGCTATTGCCATTGCCGAATCCATGATGGCGGTGGCAGGAGTACTGCTATTCCGCCGCGGTACCTGGAAACAAGTGAAGATTTAGCTTTACGCTTTCTGAGGAAGATCTTACCTTTGCCTGGTTTTGCATTTAATTTTTAAACAAATAAACTTCAGGAAAATAACATGTCTCTCACAGTCGTAGGCACGATGGCGTTCGATGAAATAGAAACGCCCTTTGGTAAATCAGGAAAAATCATTGGTGGTTCAGCCACTTTTATCGCATGGGCTGCCTCTAACTTCGTGAACCCTATCAATCAGGTATCTGTGGTAGGTGAAGACTTCCCCCAGACTGAACTGGATGCACTCTCCTCCAAAGGAGTAGCATTGGAAGGTGTACAGGTGAAAAAAGGTGAAAAATCCTTCTACTGGTCTGGTAAATACCACCTGGATATGAACACCCGCGATTCACTGGTTACAGACCTGAACGTACTGGCTGATTTTAGCCCGGTTATTCCTGAAAGTTATCAGGGCAGCGAGTTCCTGATCCTGGGTAACCTCACTCCGCAGGTTCAGATGAGTGTACTGGACCAGCTCACCGTAAGGCCTAAGCTGATCGTAATGGACACCATGAACTTCTGGATGGAAGTAGCTATGGACGACCTGCTGAAAGTGCTGAAAAGAGTGGATGTACTGATGGTGAATGATAGTGAAGCCCGTCAGCTGAGTGGTGAATACTCTCTGGTAAAAGCAGCTAAAAAGATCATGACCATGGGTCCGCGTTACCTGATCATTAAAAAAGGTGAACACGGAGCGTTGCTGTTCCACGAAAACCACGTATTCTTTGCTCCTGCCATGCCGCTGGACGAAGTATATGACCCAACCGGTGCCGGTGATACCTTTGCCGGTGGTTTCATCGGATACCTGGCTAAAACCCGTGATCTGTCTTTCGAAAACATGAAAACAGCCATCATCGTTGGTTCTGCAATGGCTTCTTTCTGCGTGGAAAAATTTGGTACTTCCCGTCTGAGAGAAGTTACACACCAGGAAATCACTACCCGTCTGGAACAGTTTGTACAGCTGGTAAACTTCGATATCGATCTGGTGTAGATCAATTACGAATTATAAAAGCGAAGGCCGAAGCAAATATGTCTGCTTCGGCCTTCGCTTTTATGGTAATCTATGATTATTTAAAAATGCCATTCAGCACAGTGGCCAGTCTCAGCCCACCTTTCAGCAGTTGGTCATTGAGGTTGTCCACAAAAACGTAGTTGTAGCGGTAGCTCAGCTTGGAATCCGGTTTGGTGTAACCATATACTTTGTCGGCCAGTACATGGGATTCATACATCCAATCAGCAATAGTACCGCTCTGCAATTCCTTTACGCGTGCAGGGGAAGCGATATCGATGGCTTGGCTGTATTCTGTGTAGCTGAGCTGTTGAAAGTCGATCAGTTGCTCATCCCATACACGGTGGAGGTTGGAGGCTTTATCGAACCATGTCAGATTGATTTTGTTGCCGCCCATGTCTTCATCACGGCCTACGTGCAGCGGCTGGTGCATATCTCCCAGCATGTGTACCAGGAAACTGAGGGCAAAGACCTGCTTATCTTTTGCCAGTTTCTTGTTTTTCAAATCTTTGATCATTGCCTGTGTTTGTGTGTACAGGTTTTCGCCGGTGGCTTCTTTCAGCAGATTGTCGAATTCGGCGCGGCCAATATTGGCCGGGAAATCCAGGTAATGCCATTTATTGGTATGATCGTACTGGTGGGTGGTGTCAGATTTGATAAAATCCGGCCAGTTGGCGATCATCGGCATACTTTGGCGTCCGAGGATGTTAATAACGGCTTTTTTAGCCTGTGGAGTCAGGTGCTGCCAGGCAATTTCCGCTACAATGCGGTGCCCGTTGGGCCCCCAGGCAAAGCTGGCTAAAGGCAGTAAAAAGGACAGGAACAGTCCTGTCAAGATCTTTTTTCTCATAAGTTAGTTATGATTGAAGGGGCAAAATTAAAGCTCTTTTTTTAACACTTTAGCACGCTGTTCTTTAGTATTTTTACATACTGCTCAAATGAAAGTTTCAATATGCCATTTAAGATACAAGCGCCTTACGCTCCTGCTGGTGATCAGCCGGAAGCTATCAAACAGTTGACCCTGGGATTACAGGAAGGTGAACAATATCAGACCCTGCTGGGGGTGACCGGTTCAGGTAAGACCTTTACAGTAGCCAATGTGATTCAGAATGTACAACGTCCTACCCTGGTGCTCACCCATAACAAAACCCTGGTAGCCCAGCTGTACGGGGAACTGAGACAGTTTTTTCCCGAGAATGCGGTAGAGTATTTCGTTTCCTACTATGATTACTACCAGCCTGAAGCATACATGCCGGTAAGTGATACGTACATAGAAAAAGACCTCGCCATCAACGAAGAGCTGGACAAACTCCGTTTGAAAGCTACCTCCAATCTGCTTTCCGGTCGCCGGGACATCATCGTGGTGGCCAGCGTGTCCTGCATTTATGGTATGGGTAACCCGACCGATTATGAAAACGGGATCATCCGTATTCAACGTGGACAGGCCTTCAGCCGCAATGCTTTCCTGCACGGATTGGTTAATTCACTCTACAGCCGTACTACCGGCGACTTTAACAGGGGAAACTTCCGGGTACAGGGTGATACAGTAGACATCAACCTGCCCTATGTGGATTATGGTTATCGGATTACCTTCTTCGGAGATGAAATTGAGGAGATAGAAAGTTTTGATGTACAGAACGGAAAACGGATCGGTACGATGGATAATGCGGCCATTTTCCCGGCCAACCTGTATCTGGCGCCGAAAGATATTCTGCAGCAGGTGATCTATGAGATTCAGGACGAGCTGCATGCCCAGGTAGAGTATTTCAAAGCCAATGGTAAACTGATAGAAGCCCAGCGTTTGTCTGAAAGAGTGAACTATGATGTGGAGATGATCCGCGAACTGGGCTACTGTAGTGGTATCGAGAACTATTCCCGTTTCCTGGACAGGCGTAAGCCCGGAACCCGTCCTTTCTGTCTGCTGGACTATTTCCCGAAAGATTTTTTACTGGTGATTGATGAGAGCCATGTGACCGTGCCACAGATCAGTGGGATGTATGGCGGCGACCGTTCCCGTAAGCTCAACCTGGTAGAGTTTGGCTTTAGGCTGCCTTCAGCACTGGATAACCGGCCGCTTAATTTCTATGAGTTCGAAAACCTGGTGAATCAGGCCATTTTTGTAAGTGCCACCCCTGGTGAATACGAATTGAAGAAAACAGAAGGTGTTGTGGTGGAACAGGTGGTACGTCCTACCGGTTTGCTGGAGCCGCCTATTGAGGTAAGGCCCAGTGTGAACCAGGTAGACGATCTGCTGGATGAGATTGACAAGCGGGTACAGAAAGGCGACCGTGTGCTGGTAACTACACTGACCAAACGTATGGCGGAGGAGATGGACAAATACCTGGGCAGGATCAATATCAAGTCGCGGTATATCCACTCGGAAGTGGATACCCTGGAGCGTATCGAGATATTGCGTGACTTGCGTCTGGGCAATATAGACGTGCTGGTAGGTGTGAACCTGCTGAGGGAAGGACTTGACCTGCCAGAGGTGTCGCTGGTGGCTATTCTG belongs to Chitinophaga sp. HK235 and includes:
- a CDS encoding MATE family efflux transporter, whose translation is MSFLKQAQLRAVNFFTLFRTAVAGTEKEFTTGSINRAIFLLAIPMVLEMAMESLFAVVDIFFVSHLGVNAITTVGLTESVLTLVYTCSMGLGMAATAIVARRTGEKNAAEAAHAAMQALYIAVTLSVVIGIVGVFFARDILLLMGASKEVVEYGYVYTKILLAGNVVIILLFLINGIFRGAGDAALAMRSLWIANGLNILLCPLLIRGWGPIPAMGLKGAALATFIGRGTGVCYQISHLIRGNDLIKITKQHLSPAWKTIVSLLKLAAGSTAQMLIASASWIFLVRIISYFGKDAVAGYTIAIRVVIFTILPAWGMANAAAALVGQNLGAGQPERAEQSVWRAAFLNVIFLGAVGLAFLIAAPAVIQLFTFEDEVVRYGVQCLRLMSLGYVFFAYGMVITQSFNGAGDTRTPTLINLVALWMFQMPLAYSLAIWLNWGPQGVFWAIAIAESMMAVAGVLLFRRGTWKQVKI
- a CDS encoding PfkB family carbohydrate kinase; protein product: MSLTVVGTMAFDEIETPFGKSGKIIGGSATFIAWAASNFVNPINQVSVVGEDFPQTELDALSSKGVALEGVQVKKGEKSFYWSGKYHLDMNTRDSLVTDLNVLADFSPVIPESYQGSEFLILGNLTPQVQMSVLDQLTVRPKLIVMDTMNFWMEVAMDDLLKVLKRVDVLMVNDSEARQLSGEYSLVKAAKKIMTMGPRYLIIKKGEHGALLFHENHVFFAPAMPLDEVYDPTGAGDTFAGGFIGYLAKTRDLSFENMKTAIIVGSAMASFCVEKFGTSRLREVTHQEITTRLEQFVQLVNFDIDLV
- a CDS encoding S1/P1 nuclease; this translates as MRKKILTGLFLSFLLPLASFAWGPNGHRIVAEIAWQHLTPQAKKAVINILGRQSMPMIANWPDFIKSDTTHQYDHTNKWHYLDFPANIGRAEFDNLLKEATGENLYTQTQAMIKDLKNKKLAKDKQVFALSFLVHMLGDMHQPLHVGRDEDMGGNKINLTWFDKASNLHRVWDEQLIDFQQLSYTEYSQAIDIASPARVKELQSGTIADWMYESHVLADKVYGYTKPDSKLSYRYNYVFVDNLNDQLLKGGLRLATVLNGIFK
- the uvrB gene encoding excinuclease ABC subunit UvrB, which translates into the protein MPFKIQAPYAPAGDQPEAIKQLTLGLQEGEQYQTLLGVTGSGKTFTVANVIQNVQRPTLVLTHNKTLVAQLYGELRQFFPENAVEYFVSYYDYYQPEAYMPVSDTYIEKDLAINEELDKLRLKATSNLLSGRRDIIVVASVSCIYGMGNPTDYENGIIRIQRGQAFSRNAFLHGLVNSLYSRTTGDFNRGNFRVQGDTVDINLPYVDYGYRITFFGDEIEEIESFDVQNGKRIGTMDNAAIFPANLYLAPKDILQQVIYEIQDELHAQVEYFKANGKLIEAQRLSERVNYDVEMIRELGYCSGIENYSRFLDRRKPGTRPFCLLDYFPKDFLLVIDESHVTVPQISGMYGGDRSRKLNLVEFGFRLPSALDNRPLNFYEFENLVNQAIFVSATPGEYELKKTEGVVVEQVVRPTGLLEPPIEVRPSVNQVDDLLDEIDKRVQKGDRVLVTTLTKRMAEEMDKYLGRINIKSRYIHSEVDTLERIEILRDLRLGNIDVLVGVNLLREGLDLPEVSLVAILDADKEGFLRDERSLTQTAGRAARNVDGLVIFYADHITDSMQRTIDETDRRREKQQAFNLEHNITPRTVRKSKEQILGQTSVLEIKHFDESSPYAVHDEVTLVAEDAMQVAKETTAAAKTIPQMEKAISKVKKDMEKAAKDLDFMEAARLRDQMFAMERELQEMKQ